One segment of Mycobacterium spongiae DNA contains the following:
- a CDS encoding sugar porter family MFS transporter codes for MRRLSVGLTAASVGLIYGYDLSSIAGALLFMSDEFDLTTRQQELVTTTVVIGQIAGALGAGVLANAIGRKTSTVLITAGYVLFALMGALSISLPMLLTARLLLGVCIGVSVVVIPVYVAESAPAAVRGSLLAAYQVAVVSGLIVGYSVGYLLAGSHSWRWMLGLAAVPAALLLPLLLRMPDTARWLLLKGRAAEARAALRRVVADADVDVELAEIAGAVAEDQASTSSIAEMVRRPYLRATLFVVTLGFLLQITGINAIIYYSPRLFAAMGFEGHFALLGLPALVQVAGLAAVCTSLILVDRLGRRPILLSGIAMMIAADIVLVAVFARDPGQQGGPALIVGFGGVLLFIIGFSFGFGSLVWVYAGESFPSRLRSLGSSLMLTSSLTANAIVAAFSLTMLRSLGGAAVFAVFGFFALIAFAVVYWFAPETKGRQLEEIRHFWENGGRWEA; via the coding sequence CTGCGGCGACTTTCGGTCGGGCTCACCGCCGCGAGCGTCGGCCTCATCTACGGCTACGACCTCTCCAGCATCGCGGGAGCGCTGCTGTTCATGAGCGACGAATTCGACCTCACCACACGGCAACAGGAACTGGTCACGACCACGGTGGTGATCGGCCAGATCGCGGGGGCGCTCGGAGCCGGGGTACTCGCCAACGCGATCGGGCGCAAGACATCGACGGTGCTGATCACCGCCGGCTACGTGCTGTTCGCACTGATGGGCGCGCTCTCAATCTCGTTACCGATGCTGCTGACCGCACGCCTGCTGCTCGGCGTGTGCATCGGCGTATCGGTGGTCGTCATCCCGGTCTACGTGGCCGAGTCGGCACCGGCCGCGGTGCGCGGGTCGCTGCTGGCGGCCTATCAGGTGGCGGTGGTCAGCGGCCTCATCGTCGGCTACTCGGTCGGCTACCTGCTGGCCGGTTCGCATAGCTGGCGATGGATGCTCGGGCTGGCTGCCGTACCCGCCGCGCTGCTACTACCGCTGTTGCTGCGCATGCCCGACACCGCTCGGTGGTTGCTCCTCAAGGGCCGAGCCGCCGAAGCACGCGCCGCGCTACGTCGGGTCGTGGCCGACGCCGATGTCGACGTGGAGCTGGCCGAGATCGCGGGCGCCGTAGCCGAAGACCAGGCCAGCACCAGCAGCATCGCCGAAATGGTGCGGCGGCCGTATCTGCGGGCCACCCTGTTTGTCGTCACGCTGGGCTTTCTCCTGCAGATCACCGGCATCAACGCGATCATCTACTACAGCCCCCGTCTGTTCGCAGCCATGGGTTTCGAAGGTCATTTCGCCCTGCTGGGGCTGCCCGCGCTAGTGCAGGTCGCCGGTTTGGCCGCGGTGTGCACGTCGCTGATTCTCGTCGACCGGCTGGGACGGCGTCCGATCCTGTTGTCCGGCATCGCGATGATGATCGCCGCCGATATCGTGCTGGTCGCCGTCTTCGCCAGGGACCCGGGCCAGCAAGGAGGCCCGGCATTGATAGTGGGATTCGGCGGCGTGCTGTTATTCATCATTGGGTTCAGCTTCGGGTTCGGCTCTCTGGTCTGGGTCTACGCGGGCGAGAGCTTCCCGTCGCGCCTGCGGTCGCTGGGGTCAAGCCTGATGCTGACGTCGAGCCTGACGGCCAACGCGATCGTTGCCGCGTTCTCCCTCACGATGCTGCGTTCACTCGGCGGCGCAGCCGTTTTCGCGGTGTTTGGGTTCTTCGCGCTCATCGCGTTCGCCGTGGTGTACTGGTTTGCTCCGGAGACCAAAGGCCGCCAGCTGGAGGAGATCCGGCACTTCTGGGAGAACGGCGGCCGCTGGGAGGCCTAA